The Streptomyces kanamyceticus genome window below encodes:
- a CDS encoding dienelactone hydrolase family protein — MPTTTFSITTPDGQADAFAAFPDGGERYPGVLMYPDVFGVRPVIERMAGELAGHGYYVLVPNLFYRNGPAPVVELPEHISAENRPAIFERLLPLVQEHTTDRVLRDADAYLTFLTGRPEVAEGPVAVTGYCMGAALAMRTATAHPDKVAAVAGFHPGFIVTDAPDSPHRLVSQLNAEVHLGLAEGDLTPEAIAELDQALAAAGVEHTTEVYPGTTHGFTMADTDALHAEGLSRHWERLLALLDRTVAAKG; from the coding sequence ATTCCCACCACGACGTTCTCGATAACCACCCCGGACGGCCAGGCCGACGCCTTCGCGGCGTTCCCCGACGGGGGCGAGCGGTACCCCGGAGTGCTGATGTACCCGGACGTCTTCGGCGTCCGGCCCGTGATCGAGCGGATGGCCGGCGAACTGGCCGGGCACGGGTACTACGTACTCGTCCCCAACCTCTTCTACCGGAACGGCCCCGCCCCGGTGGTCGAACTCCCCGAGCACATCAGCGCGGAGAACCGGCCCGCGATCTTCGAGCGGCTGCTGCCGTTGGTCCAGGAACACACCACCGACCGTGTCCTGCGCGACGCCGACGCCTACCTCACGTTCCTCACCGGGCGGCCCGAGGTCGCCGAGGGGCCGGTCGCCGTCACCGGCTACTGCATGGGCGCCGCCCTGGCGATGCGCACCGCGACGGCGCACCCGGACAAGGTGGCCGCCGTCGCCGGGTTCCACCCGGGCTTCATCGTCACCGACGCGCCCGACAGCCCGCACCGCCTCGTCTCACAGCTCAACGCCGAGGTCCATCTCGGCCTCGCCGAGGGCGACTTGACGCCCGAGGCGATCGCCGAGCTCGACCAGGCCCTGGCGGCCGCGGGCGTCGAGCACACCACCGAGGTCTACCCCGGCACCACGCACGGCTTCACCATGGCCGACACCGACGCGCTCCA